ATCCCGCTTGGCGTCCGGGGTGGCGCGGCGCGGGATTGGCCGGACTACGACGCGCTGCCGATCGCCGGCGAAGAGATCTACGCCGTTGCCGGGCCTGCCTATGTCGCCCGCGCCGGCTTGCCTGCCACGCCCGCAGAGATTGCATCACATCAGCTCATTCACCTCGAGGAACCGTTCCGGGCGGCGGCGACATGGAGCGAGTGGTTTCGATCCGCCGGCGTCAATACCGGCACCACCAACCGTGGGTTGCTGATCAACGACTATGTCCTCGTCATCCAGGCCGTGATGGAGGGGCAAGGCATCGCGCTCGGCTGGCGGCATCTGACCGACCCGCTGGTGGCAAGCGGGCTGCTGGTGAGGGTCACCGACCATGCCATGAAGACCGGCGACAGCTTCCATGTCGTGTGGCCGAAAAACCGGCCGCTTTCGGAGAATGCGCAAAAGGTTCGGGATTGGCTGGTCGAACAGGCCTGACGCGCTTTCACCCTGCGCTCGAATCCGGCTAGGATCGCGCCATGCCCATCCGCCAGCTTTCCGAAACGATGATCAACCAGATCGCCGCCGGCGAGGTCATCGAGCGGCCGGCCAGCGTGGTCAAGGAACTGGTCGAGAATGCGCTCGACGCCGGCGCCGGCCGCGTCGAGATCGTCACGGCAGGCGGCGGCTTGAACCTCATTCGCGTCACCGACGACGGCGGCGGCATTCCCGAACAGGAGCTGGAGCTTGCCGTGGCGCGCCATTGCACCTCCAAACTCTCCACCGACATCAATGACATCCGTTCGCTCGGCTTTCGCGGTGAAGCACTGCCGTCGATCGGCTCGGTGGCAAGGCTGTCGATCCGCTCCCGCACGGCGGCGGGCGACAGCGCCGCCGAAATCAGCATCGAGGGCGGCCGTATCGCCCCAGTGCGGCCGGCAGCGGCCAATCGAGGCACGACGGTCGAGGTACGCGACCTGTTCTTCGCCACGCCGGCGCGATTGAAATTCATGAAGGGCGAGCGCGCCGAGAGCTCGGCCACCAGCGACGTGATCAAACGCATCGCCATCGCTTTCCCGGCGGTGCGTTTCACGCTGGCCGGCTCCGACCGCTCGACGCTGGAATTGCCGGCGACCGACGACACACCGGAGGGGCAGTTGCGCCGGCTGGCGCAGGTGATGGGCGCCGATTTCCCTGAAAATTCAATAGCCATCGATGCCGGACGCGAGGGTGTGCGGCTGACCGGCCATGTCTCGATCCCTTCCTTCACGCGCGCCAATGCGCTGCAGCAATACGCCTATGTCAACGGCCGCCCGGTGCGCGACAAGCTGATCGCCGGCGCTATTCGCGGCGCCTACATGGACGTGCTGCCGCGCGACCGGCATGCGGTGGTAGCGCTGTTCCTGACCCTCGATCCGGCGACGGTCGACGTTAACGTCCACCCCGCCAAGGCCGATGTCCGTTTCCGCGACCCCGGCCTGGTGCGCGGGCTGATCGTCGGCGCCATCCGCCAGGCGCTGACCGATGCCGGCATCCGCGCGGCAACCACGGGAGCCGCCGGCATGATGGCCGCTTTCCGGCCCGGCGCTACCTCGTTTGGACATGGCGGCCCCGCCAACAATCATCGCAGCTACGAGGCAGCCTACCGGGCCTCGGGCTCCGGCTACGATCCCGCCCGCTCGCCGCAGCGCCCGCTCGACATGGGGTTCGGCGAGAGCGATCAACCGGCCTTCGAGACCGGACCGTCGATGAGCGCCGATGCCCGCGCCAGCCAGACCGAGGCGAACGAAACCTTGCTCGGCATGGTTTTGGGTGCGGCGCGTGCGCAGGTGCACGAGAACTATATCGTCGCCCAGACCCGGGATTCGCTGGTCATCGTCGATCAGCACGCCGCGCATGAGCGCCTGGTCTACGAAGCGTTGAAGAACGCGCTGCATTCGCGTCCAGTGCCGGCGCAGATGCTGCTTTTACCTGAAATCATCGATCTTCCAGAAGAAGACGCTGACCGGCTCGCGCAACATGCCGAAACGCTTCGGCGCTTCGGGCTCGGCCTCGAACGCTTCGGTCCGGGCGCGATCGCCGTGCGCGAGACGCCGTCGATGCTGGGCGAAACCGACGTCCAGCAATTGGTGCGCGACCTTGCCGACGAGATCGCCGACAACGACACGATCGAGACATTGACCGAGCGGCTGCACCACATCGCAGCCACCATGGCATGCCACGGCTCGGTGCGGTCCGGCCGCCTGCTCAAGCCCGACGAGATGAACGCGCTGCTGCGCCAGATGGAAGCAACGCCGGGATCCGGCACCTGCAACCACGGCCGCCCGACCTATATCGAGCTGAAGCTCGGCGATATCGAGCGGCTGTTCGGCCGGCGCTAGAAGCGAGATCCGCGCTTAGACAACGTCCGCTTTTGCTCTGTCATCAGGCGTCAGGATGTGAACGGGACAACAACCGATCCCGAATTGTGAAATAGAAAAGCCATTTCTTTTCAAAATCCTGCGCGAACTTCCCGGACAGGTTGCGGAATTTTTATCCGCGCGCGCTCCTTTTCGGTCAAAATGGCCCCGAATTCGTTCACGCGAAGCCCGTTCCACTCCGAAATCCCAAACAAGAACCGCCGCGCCAGGAAAGTGGCGCGACGGGTCGTTTCGATCGCTTTCGGATAAGCCAGACTTATCGTTTCATGTTGACCACGATCACGCCGCCGAGCGCCAGCACGCCACCGACGATGCCGAGTGTCGACGGCACCTCGCCGAGCCAGAAGAAGCCGATCAGCACCGCCATCGGCGAAACCAGATAGAGGAAGTTCGAGGCGCGGGCGGCCGGCAGGCGCGACAGCGCGGTCGCCCAGGCGGCGTAGGAGATGAAGCTGGGCACGATGCCGAGATAGATGACTGCGCCAAGGCCGGCGGAACTGGCATGGGCGGCTTCGACGAGGCTTTGTGGCAGGAATGGCGACAGGCACAGCGCACCGAGCACCATGTTCCAGGCCGAGACCGTCAGCGGATGATGGTTCTTGAACAGCGGCTTCTGCACGATGGTGTTGACCGAGGAACAGAGTGCCGACCCCAGGATCAGCAATGCGCCGGTGTTGAAGGTGAGACCGTTGCCTTCGCCCATGGCGATGACGCCGATGCCGGCGAAGGAAACGAAGGTCCCGACCCAGGCCAGCGCCGGAAACCGTTCGCCGAGCAGGAACATCGCCATGATGGCGGTGAAGATCGGGCTGACATTGATGATGAAGGCGGCGGCGCCGGCCGAGACCGTGGTCTCGCCGATATTCAGCATGGCCGTATAAAGCGCGACGAAGATGGCGCCGCCGACACCGAAGCGCCACAGCTCGTTGAGCTTGGGCAATGCCGGACGCTTGATGGCAAGAAAGATCGCTGCCGGCACGGCGGCAATGGCGAAGCGCAGCGCGCCCAGTTCCAGCGGCCCGAAGGCGGCGAGGCCGGCGCGGATCGCCGGGAAGGCCGAAGCCCAGCCGACCACGGTGAGCGCGACCGCCAGCACCGCCGTCATATCCGTCCGCTGTTCCGAATTCGCCATGCTCATTTGTGCGCTCATCGTCCTTCTCCACCCCGTCTGGAGCGCCGCGCGTCCTGTTGGACGCGCAAAGGACGCTCTAACACTTTGAACCTGCTGCATCGTGCCTGCCGAAAATCGATTCCGATTTTCTGGCCGATGCAGCAGGTTCGCGATGCCACAAAACCCCTTTCCGAGCTTGTTGACAAACGACGAAATCGAGGATGAGCTGTGAGCATGGATCACAGCTTGGACACATTGCCGCCGCTCGACACCTTGCGAGCCTTCGATGCCGCGGCCAAGACGGGCTCCTTTTCGGCCGCCGCCGAAAAGCTCAACCTGACCCATGGCGCGGTGAGCCGGCAGATCGCCCGGCTGGAGGACTGGTTCGGGCTGAAACTGTTCGAGCGCCGGGCGCGCGGCGTGGCGCAGACCATCGAAGGCAACCGGCTGCACCTGCGCACCAGCGAGGCCTTCGCGCTGATCGCCTCCAATTCCGACCGCTGGGTGGAACCGCGCGGCACGGCCGTGGTGCGACTGGCCACCATTCCCTCGATCAGTGGCCTGTGGCTGATGCCGCGCATGGCGAGGCTCGAAAGCGGCGATCCGAAGATCAGGATCGTGCTCGATGTCGACAACCGCCAGATCGACCTCGCCGACGAGGGCATCGATCTTTCCATCCGCTGCGGGCGCGGACGCATTCCCGAACGCATCGCCATGCAATTGTTCGAGGAACACATGTTCCCCATCGCCTCGCCGCAGCTGGCGCAAGAGGTCGGTGCGGGCAATGC
The genomic region above belongs to Mesorhizobium terrae and contains:
- a CDS encoding LysR substrate-binding domain-containing protein, whose product is MQSLRHLLPSADRLIVFEAAGRLSSFTAAGRELGMTQAAVSYAVRGLEQQLGVSLFQRRHRQVLLTEAGSRFFADVTLGLSHIRRSAEELRAQAGGVHVTLSASTAFASFWMMPRLRKFRDDLPGVDLRIQTADRDLDLIAEGIPLGVRGGAARDWPDYDALPIAGEEIYAVAGPAYVARAGLPATPAEIASHQLIHLEEPFRAAATWSEWFRSAGVNTGTTNRGLLINDYVLVIQAVMEGQGIALGWRHLTDPLVASGLLVRVTDHAMKTGDSFHVVWPKNRPLSENAQKVRDWLVEQA
- the mutL gene encoding DNA mismatch repair endonuclease MutL, whose translation is MPIRQLSETMINQIAAGEVIERPASVVKELVENALDAGAGRVEIVTAGGGLNLIRVTDDGGGIPEQELELAVARHCTSKLSTDINDIRSLGFRGEALPSIGSVARLSIRSRTAAGDSAAEISIEGGRIAPVRPAAANRGTTVEVRDLFFATPARLKFMKGERAESSATSDVIKRIAIAFPAVRFTLAGSDRSTLELPATDDTPEGQLRRLAQVMGADFPENSIAIDAGREGVRLTGHVSIPSFTRANALQQYAYVNGRPVRDKLIAGAIRGAYMDVLPRDRHAVVALFLTLDPATVDVNVHPAKADVRFRDPGLVRGLIVGAIRQALTDAGIRAATTGAAGMMAAFRPGATSFGHGGPANNHRSYEAAYRASGSGYDPARSPQRPLDMGFGESDQPAFETGPSMSADARASQTEANETLLGMVLGAARAQVHENYIVAQTRDSLVIVDQHAAHERLVYEALKNALHSRPVPAQMLLLPEIIDLPEEDADRLAQHAETLRRFGLGLERFGPGAIAVRETPSMLGETDVQQLVRDLADEIADNDTIETLTERLHHIAATMACHGSVRSGRLLKPDEMNALLRQMEATPGSGTCNHGRPTYIELKLGDIERLFGRR
- a CDS encoding DMT family transporter, whose translation is MSAQMSMANSEQRTDMTAVLAVALTVVGWASAFPAIRAGLAAFGPLELGALRFAIAAVPAAIFLAIKRPALPKLNELWRFGVGGAIFVALYTAMLNIGETTVSAGAAAFIINVSPIFTAIMAMFLLGERFPALAWVGTFVSFAGIGVIAMGEGNGLTFNTGALLILGSALCSSVNTIVQKPLFKNHHPLTVSAWNMVLGALCLSPFLPQSLVEAAHASSAGLGAVIYLGIVPSFISYAAWATALSRLPAARASNFLYLVSPMAVLIGFFWLGEVPSTLGIVGGVLALGGVIVVNMKR
- a CDS encoding LysR substrate-binding domain-containing protein; the encoded protein is MDHSLDTLPPLDTLRAFDAAAKTGSFSAAAEKLNLTHGAVSRQIARLEDWFGLKLFERRARGVAQTIEGNRLHLRTSEAFALIASNSDRWVEPRGTAVVRLATIPSISGLWLMPRMARLESGDPKIRIVLDVDNRQIDLADEGIDLSIRCGRGRIPERIAMQLFEEHMFPIASPQLAQEVGAGNAARLLKYPLIHDSDASGWRAWFGEQGVDYRPRPQDRRFEDYNLVLDAAAYGLGIALARPPLAEGQVAAGRVVAVDRRTALNPVCYWLDRPAGKPRAAAIELARRIAISANVPDDRLQSFLDAER